Part of the Juglans regia cultivar Chandler chromosome 14, Walnut 2.0, whole genome shotgun sequence genome, ggttggagaggGTGAAAGAATTCGTTTTTGGTTCGATGAATGGTGTGGTGAGAGAGCTCTTCATTCTGTTTTCCCAGTTGCTTTCAGATTGGTTGGAAATCAGCAGGCTACTGTTTCAGAGGTGTTGAGTCGTGCGCattataatgttattttcacTAGAAATGTTCAGAATAGGGAACATGATGAGATTGCagattttttcagtttcttgtATTCTCTGACTCTAGGAGGAAATGAGAGGGGTCGAATGCTGTGGAAACACACGGGGAGCAAAAAGTTTTCAACTAAATCTTATTATAAGGTGTTATCTATTCAGCAGCAATTCTCTTTTCCGTGGAAGAGTCTTTGGAGGGTTTTTGTGCCGTCAAAAGTTGCCTTTTTTACTTGAACAGTCGCACTCGGGGAGATTTTGACAGGTGAGAATTTGAGGAGACGTGGCATATTGTTATGGAgtggtgcttcatgtgtaagaaaattGGTGGATCAATTGATCATTTacttacattgtgaggtggctagggagTTATGGGTTGGTGTTCTAAGTAAAGCTGGGTTGAGTTGGGTTATGCCAATGAGAGTAGTGGATCTACTAGCATGTTGGAATAGGCAGCATAGTAGCTCTCAGTTGGCAGTGGCATGgaggatgattcctttgtgcatAATGTGTTGTTtatggatggaaaggaatgagaggtGCTTCGACAACAAGGAGCGAAATGTAGAGGATATCTGGAAATTGTTTGTGTCTTCTTTGCTGCAGTGGTTTTCGGCTATTGTCCTTGGGAGGGAATGctcatgagtttttgttttcttttcaggtTTCTAGAATGcaattaggtgtttcttttgtatgcTCCATGTGTACATGAGCTTCGCCTAGTTTCATTCAATAAagtttcttacttatcaaaaaaaaaactttgtgcaCTTGTCACTTTCTCTTAGCCTCAATTTCTCCCCTTTCTCTAAAGGATCCAAGTTTTTAGCTtgatttacaaaaacaaatttctACCCATCCAAATTTTCGAACACCTACCTCTTCATTCCACCATTTAAATCGGCCTTCAAAGCTTTGAGTTAACTCACCAAAACATGGGAACCAAGAAAACAATAAGAGTCCCACCATTGTTTTACACTTTCCACAATGCCTCTATCTTTAActgcatatttttatatttaaaagctCTTTTCACTGACGAGAATACATTTGCATCAAGGAGACTAGGAATATAGTCCAAATAAAGCCTTGGAAACTAAGCTTCCCAATCTGAGGATATGAGAAATCTATTGATATGGGGACATGAGGGGGTATCTCAAATATTAGAACAAGTGAAGCTCCCACCAACTAAACAAAGATCAGTGagattttgttcaaaaattaaatttgagaattcAATCATAGCGGAACAAGAATGTGCTTCAATAGACCCATCACCAAGGAATGGATAGAGTCATTTCATTCTCAAGCCAATATGTAGAGCACACcatccacatcacttaaatggtaagatttagtttataagattcaaattttaaaacttatcttctaaatcaaattatgctatgtaagcacttaattatgtgtgctctacacaccggcttgagaatagaatttttcaaatggatAACATCGAAATCACCACTAATGCACCGTGGCATATCCCATAGAGTGACCATACTTTCCAAATTTCTCTACAAAAGCCTTGTGACATGGTCTGAATTGGGGCCATAAATGCTCAGAAGCCATTCAAAATGGATTACAAACATTTTTAGAATAGCAAGCTACGACGAACTCCCCCCCAAAAATATTCTTGTTCCACCACCCTTCTATCAACATAAGCAAGATCCCTTTAGAGGCTCCACCAGAATCCAGAAAACACCAATCCACATGTTACAACCCCACAGACACTGTACAATACTACATACCATATACCAGAAGGCATAGTTCCTCATCCTAAGCTGTATCTCTACCCCATTCAATCCtttaattttccaaaaaaaatatgttacgCTTCATATAAGAGTCTAAGACCATTAACACGGCTCCCCTTGGTTTATTGACTAGAATTTTCTAGTTTGGaatcataattaatagagcaTGACAATCGTTTCATCTCGCTATGGCCCTTGATGTTAGATTCAGAATCAAAACCACATAATGATGAAAGCTCTTAACTTTGTTCAAAACCCAATCTGATGTCACTATCCCTCTACCTGAATTCACATGCTCAGTAGGCAGACAAATTTTTGAAGGCTCACAATTAATGAGgtctttcaaaatttgaatttgtccCCCATTCAAAAAAAGGTCCCAATTTCATTGCTCAAGCCTCTCCAACCcctaaagaaaaatgcttcCCCCTAGTCACTAGAGACCGAGGCTCATCGACAACAATGAAAGCTCCTGAATAGGAACAACATGTAAAACATGTTCTTCTAGACATTCAACACTACCAGGAATGGAGATGCACCAACCTCACAGAGGCCTATGCCATATACTACCATCGCCACCTCCATATTTACCCACACTGCTAGAAGAAAGATCTGTGGGTCATGGAGTAGAAGTGGGATGTGAAAGAAGTCAGGCTAGATTTTGCTCCAACAAATAGCCAATGTTGATATTGATCAGCGAATCTTAACACTGTGGCTGAGCCACCAGAACTTCATCAACCGTTGATGAAGGGAATGAGTCTACAGAAAATTGGACCCATCTCAAAGTTATAAGCCGTGGATGAGGAAGAAGCCTGGATCTGCAAAACAATCCTTTAAGATTGGATTATGCTGGGCTGGGTTTTGCTAATAATACTTCAACTATCAGGACCTTTCCTTTAGCATAAGCCTTGTTAAAAGGGCCTTAGAAGGGATCACTTTACTGGCCCAAAAGAATTGAGCTTAGAACTAAAATAGACCTCCTAGGAGACTTAGGCCTTGGCTGGAACAAACTGTATATGGCCTTATTTTGGCCCAAGTGGCATTCAGCCCATGCCCACTTTAATCTAACAACACAATCACCTCCCCTCTAATATTTAGTAGCTAGCTCCTCATCATACAACGAGTATCGTGCATCTTCCTCTCTGTACTACCATTCAATACACTATATGCACCAGAAGGAACATTTTTGGCAAAAGAGTTGCCCTGGCCCAACTAAAGCCTCTGCATGGGACTGCTTCTCAACCATAACAATCAGTTTTTCAGTATCACCTCTGAGGAATAACCCACCATAACGGATTTTGGGGACTACAAAAAGACTGCTCTATTTCCCTCGCTGATGAAagactggaaaaaaaaaaccacattaCAAAGCTCTCTAGCAAATTCATTCCATCTCCTCTAACTTCTAGAATGATGAGATGTCAATTAGGACGACCACCTCCTTACTCTAAAAGGGCCAAAtataaatcatgaaaattagAACATCACAAAGCAATGAAGGTTTTGTTTCCTGCTTGAGAAGATCATACAAAGTCCAGAAACTTATCAGCTAAGCTTCCAAGGTGACCAACAGCCATCCAAGACTACCTTTTCCCATAAGAACTGTTTGACTGTCAAACTCAAATACCCCATAATTGATAACACAAAACAATTCAATAGGAAAATGAAACACAaatcaatttttcatataaattagaAGCTGATAATCCAATTTACAAAACGAAAGCCCATGCTATAGTCACTTGAATACCCATTCCTTTTGGGCTTCCTTTTCAAGAGGCTTAGAGACTTGGGCTTTCGATTGATTGAATACAGGGATTGAATGGAGTAGATATTTGGAAGACAAGAAACGCATGAAAATTGAAGATGCAATACcctgtaaataattttttttctaggtACAATACccagtaaataataataacaagaaACAAGAACTATAGTGGTTAATGTTTCTTGTTATTCTTAGTTGTGAATTCGTCAACAAAAGAAATTggttacaaaaataatcttcTTAGCACTGTGATTCCATAGTTTCTAATCCCAAGAGAATATACTAACCTTAGATATATATGGTATGAGCTTAAACCTTGAGTTTCTATATGCATCATCCCCCTTGATGAAATTTTCTAGCAAGGGCGCATCTGCCACAGCAGTATTCATCATATAATACAGAGCAAGGCTATATGTTGTTGAGCCTGGGACCTGATCACAGTATATTACTTGATTATTACTGATTCAGAAGAacagaaaaaagtaataatatagaCATAAACAAAAGACTGAATTGACCTGTATGTTTACAATGAAGAAGAACTCCGGCCCACCCTGTGCTGCATATTTCTGCCAACAAAgcttgtaaaatttattttcaatcacAAAGATAATCATGCAAATGAAGTTAGTGCAATTAATTTAGATGATCATAGCTATGAATCAATACcaataacaaatatacatgCAACTAACCTGAGGTGGAACTACGATCTTTTCacttgtgggggggggggggggggggttgtaaGTACATTATCACAGCAATACTATAATCTCTCTCTATATTTGTGCACATTTATGTAGAAGAAAAACAGACAATTGTTAAATTAATTCCATAAAAAGTTATACGCCATGACTATGTACAAAAGTTTAATATCTATACAATCATTTCAAAAGATGATTTTTCTACTCTCCCACAGTAAGTTGTAATTCTTGTTTCTTGAAGCGTTGTAGTCATCAAAACTGCATGTCTAAATTTAACACCGGGATTTATATAGTATTTGGATTTTTGGGTCACATAGTGTTTGTTTCAGACAGACACATGCTAGGGTTTTGAAATACAAGACTGAGAGAACTTTGGAAAGACTATTGAAAAGCCTACTATTCCGCATACAACCCAAACTTAattttcgttttgttttttatagaaTTAACCAGTTAAAACTCGAAAGGAGTTATCTTGGAGTAGCCAAAATTAACTTAGGGGCACTTTATACAAAAAGCTAGTAAGAGTTGAAAAAGTTTTGGGGGGCCAAGCAATAAGGTAGTTCTGCCCCTGCAAGTAACTATCAACCTGAACAATGCTCCCAGGACGGCCTGCAAGATCATCTTCTCGCTTGTCAGATTTTAGCCAATCTGCAGCAACCATTTGCATTAAGGTGTCTTTTGCCTTGACCTAGAAAATAAGCAACAAGCAAATAGAACTATCAATTAAAATTCACCAATCAACACTATAATTCTAACTGTGAAATGAAGCTTTGGTAATGTTTAAGAGGAATGACATCACTAACTTTAAATTACTACACTGGATTAAAAACTGTAGCAACTACAATCCATGGTATTGATGTCTCTATTATTGTTTCTGAGAATTATGAACTGAACACTTTCTTTGCTGGGAAAAGTATAGAAAAACACCATATCAATATGTATCGTCGGTACTTAAAAAACATGCTACAGAAAAACAAATGGAATAATCCATAATCATAAATCAGGCATTCTCACAGATAACATGCCAATTAGAAATCAAGAACAATGCAATTCTATGCTGATTGAAAGCCAATTTTAGGATCTTTCATTGGTGAGCATGATGAACATCTTACTGATACAAGTAAAAGTTTTATAGACCCTTAGTTTGGGTTCATTATTATTTGTTGCGCATACCTTCTTATGGTCATCCAGGTAACTAGGTCCACGAATTAGGAAAGTTGAAGGATCTGCTGCTATCCAGCTGCAAGCCAATGCACAAGATGGGTCTTTTGGAAGAGTTGTTCCATAGCAGCATGAGATACAGTCTTCCCTTGCCATCTCTTGCAAGTCCATATAGCCCCTCTTGTGAACTGCAGAGCATCATCTCTGGCCACAATCAAATCATAAAGGACGAAAACATGGAACTACTTGAGGTCAGAATAAGTGATGTGTACAGATATCAAATATTAATCACCTGCAAGATCATGCAATCTTTTCACAAGACCAGCAGCAGTTGATAATTTTGTTTGACATATATCCTGTAATCTCAATGCCTCAGTAACTAAGTGAGAAAGCCAAAATCAGTGTGTGCGAAGTTTAACATCATCTCTTAAAACCGAACACTGAAAGCAAATGTACAACAATTAATACCAAAACTGAAAGGCGTAAAAAGGTGACAATTCTGCATAGTGAGTTATGTGCACGAAAAGAAATAGGGCTAACATAAGTGGTGAAGAATTTATATCTTCGTCCTAGCATGCATTACAACTGACAAATTGATGGTACAGTGGTCAAAGTGCACATGATTAAGATCCAGAAAATACTCAAACCAGGATAAACAGCCCAGCCATTTGTATAGTTATATGGTCAATTCACAGAGTTATATGCataaaaaacataatcatagcAGCAAAAGACCACTTAATTATGAGTAATCTACAGCACAGACTATCTTCTGCAAACAATTGAAGGTACAGAGAAGTTAAGGACAATGATCACAATCATCCAAAGTTTAGACTTTAGACAAACGGATATCTGAGAAAGGCCTCTGTGGCATTTTTTCCCATCATCTCACCAATGACTCGGTCATGATTTCAGCATGAGCCAAATACTAGTTATACAGAGACACACATCAGATTCCCCAGGAAGATAAGTTCATAGCAGAAGGGAGATCAGATTCCCCAGGAAGATAAGTTCATAGCAGAAGGGAGTTTTCTCCCAACTCTAGATACCCttaaattacaattttaaatcCCTAAGTGAAAGAGAAGGTCTCTTTCTGAGTTTTTTCAACCAGTTGATCGTGACTTAAGCACATCATTGGAACCAATATGATTCAAATGCCAGTTAAACTAGAAGATGTCATCATGCCATAACAGAAAAGCCTTTACTCTAGACTCCCTTTACTAGTTACATATGCAATGAGAACAATCTTCAAACATATTGTACCTGGGAGTATATATCTGGACCAAAATCAGAAGTCTGGCTATTTTCAGATTGATCGCATTCAGATGGTTCTGGGACATCAAAAAATTCATCAGCAGCATCATTCAAGCCAACAAGGCTTCCATGTTCCGAAGGTGTTTTCTCCATTTCCTCGGCAATATTTTCCTTGGTCTTCCCATCCCCTGTCAGTACTCTGAAATCAACCGTGCTAGCCCCTTCAATCTGATTCAATCTAGTGTTTCTAGTCAACTCTCCTGAAGAGAAATCGGGAGATGTATAATTTCCTAGTTTTCCTCTAAACATCTCTCGTAATGCTGCATGTGAAAAGCAataaaatggataaaaaaaatcaacaactgataaaaaaaaataaaaaaataaaaacccatcTAGAGTGGAAAGCTACCAGCAACTCTCCCAAGCATACGGATGGTAATAGATCGTGCTGAAGAGTGTCGTAGATAAGATTTCCAGAATTTCCAATCAATAGCAAGCATATGCTTTACAACTGATTGTTTCCCTTCATTCACAGGCGATATAACATACCCTCCACCTGTAATAGGCAGAAGCATTCATCCCCCAATTGTTTCCATTGGTAACAGTAAAAATAGGATTCCAAAACCAGCAATGTAAAGGTACAATATTATAAAACGATGCATGTCATAACATTACGAGttgaatgatgatgataataactAAATCACAGTGAAGAAAGTTCCATACCGGGTTACTGAATACATGCTTACAAATTGACTACATATGATGCAATAAAATCCATGAGGTGGAAAAAACTTGAAGGATGACGGTAATATCTAAATCACAGTATAAGAAAATTCCATTGCATGTCACGTATAGAAAATCCATGAGGTCTAgacatttattttatcaaattttaagcATACATTACTTTTAAGGCAGGCACGGACATAGCCTCTCTGAGGTGGACACTTCTTGTGAAACACAGAATGATAGAGAATAACTGTGAAAGGAAAAACCAAAGGAAGTTACATTGCTGATACAGATAGATCAGTTGATAAaacaatatttacatatttatccAAAACATTACTACCATATGTTCCATCCTCCTCCCTTCTCCAATAACGTCGCAATAATAAATCTCTTCGCTTCATCCCCCTGCATAGGAGGATATGTCAATGACAGATACTACACCCCCACcctggaaaaaaatagaaaaagaaaaagaaaacaatagtCTTAAATTTGATCTAACCAAGGTAACCAATCACTATATAATTGCTTGTGAATAATATCAGTATGACCATCAAGGTGCTCAATCACACTGCCCTTGTAGAAACAGAAGTCCCATCTGCAAGAaaatttgtagagttcaatgtTTAGTAACTAACAAGATATTTAGATATGTTTTCAATTTATCATTGCAATTAAATGATGGACAATAAGAACTTCAAAATATGAAGCTACAAGATAAGGAGACCATGGGTATCCCACTTACTCTGATCTTGAGGAACAAAGAGACATAAGTGTCCGGAAAATGTCTTCCGAAGTTACATCCACCACACCCACAGCCATTATTGCTGGATGATCATCCCACTGCCAGAGAAGGGAAcatgtgtaacaaataaaatgCAAACAATAACTGGTGAATAGAAAATCCACCAACCTTCATACAAGAATCCCGATCTTTAGCTTCTTTAAATAGTCGTAGACCTGCATATATACCATAATCTCGTACATGCAACTTCAGCTAACTACAATGACATATTGTGAATTTCATTCTTACCATTCTGACAACCAAATATCGTCCAAGATGAAGGAGCAATAACATCTGAAGTCGCAGGATCCATTCTCGAGGAAGAATGAAGAGCCCAGTCAATAGGACTACAATGATTTATCCTGCTAGAACCACTTAATCTGTGCATTAAAAATTTCCAAgtaccaaaaataaattatttgataagcaatagaattataaagtaacaaaaagtaattattaaggGAAATGAACATAAAGATGTCAGATGAAAACCACAGATAAATTAATCAAGGTAGTGTAACTATAGCCCGTATTTAGCACCAAGCCATATCCAATAAACTTTAACAAAATTATCTCCATTGTAAATAGGCATGCAAAACTTCCAGATtatatggattttttcaaacaagAATACTCGtataatatagttattataCCTAAAGGATGGCCATCTGCTTTGCAAGCAACCAACAAGATTATCCACCACTGCAGGACCACCCTGGATATATACCTAAGCATTAGCCTCTTAAGCATTATAGTTGTgcagaatatttgaaaaattgagcACCTTATAACCTTTAAAGCTGCTTCCTGAAAAGAATGAATCCATCGTGCTGCTTCTTCAGGACTGCTTGCTCCCAACTACaatatttaaatcaaaactTTAAGCACAAATATTACAGATAAATACCacagtttttgaaaatttagttAACATGCGTTTTTTTGGTAAATACAGACCTTAAGTTGATCATTGTGATTGGAAGTATTATAAAGTGTGAATATGAAGAGTACCTGCACATCACGGATAGTACCATTACAAACCATACCCTTACCACATGgataatatgagaaaataaacTAGAAGATAAATTGCCACCAATGCAAAACATTCATACTTTTCTATGAATGCTCTCCCTCCCATTGTCCATTACTCGAATGCAGGAATCTATAATAGCACTTCTAACAGGAtcctgaaataaataaataaataaagaagtaaATCGAGCCTTCTACTTTTAGCACTTCTACCAGATAATGATTTAAAATATGTCAAACAAATAAACAGCAAAGATACACACATGGTACCATTCCCATTCCAAAAGTGGGCAAGCCAAAATATAACTACCAGATCCCAATTCATTTGGGCAAAACTTCATGGACTAAATAAACAAAGACTCTTATTGATCATAGTGCCAGGCAGCAAGATGAACACCAAATAACGACACAGTGGAACAAAAcaaattagatttttatattaGACAAAAGACATGAAAGGGAGAGTATAAAGCCACTAGATTtgtaaaattagaatttaaacagaaaatgaaaacatcAATAAACTAGCATGCACAGgcgatgctcttgtatatgtcccatatgCTTGAgtttttgcctattcttatgatcaataaaattttgtttgccgatgaaaaataaaatgcaaacaAAAGCATCTTTAATAACTTTAAAAGGATACTAATGAGAAAGATAATAGAGAGCAAGATCCAGCAACAGAAGTAGTGGAAGTACATTCTATAATGCTTTTTTGGGTAATAAGGTAATAAGTATAATTTCTTGAGGGGAAggtttcttcctcttctttctatTGTGTTTAGTAGACAAATTTTCAAGGTTATTtcaatatagaaaa contains:
- the LOC108990132 gene encoding protein ENHANCED DISEASE RESISTANCE 2 isoform X2; the protein is MDSFFSGSSFKGYKGGPAVVDNLVGCLQSRWPSFRLSGSSRINHCSPIDWALHSSSRMDPATSDVIAPSSWTIFGCQNGLRLFKEAKDRDSCMKWDDHPAIMAVGVVDVTSEDIFRTLMSLCSSRSEWDFCFYKGSVIEHLDGHTDIIHKQLYSDWLPWGMKRRDLLLRRYWRREEDGTYVILYHSVFHKKCPPQRGYVRACLKSGGYVISPVNEGKQSVVKHMLAIDWKFWKSYLRHSSARSITIRMLGRVAALREMFRGKLGNYTSPDFSSGELTRNTRLNQIEGASTVDFRVLTGDGKTKENIAEEMEKTPSEHGSLVGLNDAADEFFDVPEPSECDQSENSQTSDFGPDIYSQDICQTKLSTAAGLVKRLHDLAVHKRGYMDLQEMAREDCISCCYGTTLPKDPSCALACSWIAADPSTFLIRGPSYLDDHKKVKAKDTLMQMVAADWLKSDKREDDLAGRPGSIVQKYAAQGGPEFFFIVNIQVPGSTTYSLALYYMMNTAVADAPLLENFIKGDDAYRNSRFKLIPYISKGSWIVKQSVGKKACLIGQALEINYFHGNNYLELGIDIGSSTVARGVVSLVLGYLNNLVIEMAFLVQANTPEELPEYLLGTCRLNHLDASKAVLVKP
- the LOC108990132 gene encoding protein ENHANCED DISEASE RESISTANCE 2 isoform X1; protein product: MGTSQSEGRMEGWLHLIRSYRFGLQYSRKRYFVLDDHHLKCFKSVPTSSNEDPVRSAIIDSCIRVMDNGRESIHRKVLFIFTLYNTSNHNDQLKLGASSPEEAARWIHSFQEAALKGGPAVVDNLVGCLQSRWPSFRLSGSSRINHCSPIDWALHSSSRMDPATSDVIAPSSWTIFGCQNGLRLFKEAKDRDSCMKWDDHPAIMAVGVVDVTSEDIFRTLMSLCSSRSEWDFCFYKGSVIEHLDGHTDIIHKQLYSDWLPWGMKRRDLLLRRYWRREEDGTYVILYHSVFHKKCPPQRGYVRACLKSGGYVISPVNEGKQSVVKHMLAIDWKFWKSYLRHSSARSITIRMLGRVAALREMFRGKLGNYTSPDFSSGELTRNTRLNQIEGASTVDFRVLTGDGKTKENIAEEMEKTPSEHGSLVGLNDAADEFFDVPEPSECDQSENSQTSDFGPDIYSQDICQTKLSTAAGLVKRLHDLAVHKRGYMDLQEMAREDCISCCYGTTLPKDPSCALACSWIAADPSTFLIRGPSYLDDHKKVKAKDTLMQMVAADWLKSDKREDDLAGRPGSIVQKYAAQGGPEFFFIVNIQVPGSTTYSLALYYMMNTAVADAPLLENFIKGDDAYRNSRFKLIPYISKGSWIVKQSVGKKACLIGQALEINYFHGNNYLELGIDIGSSTVARGVVSLVLGYLNNLVIEMAFLVQANTPEELPEYLLGTCRLNHLDASKAVLVKP